Proteins from a single region of Trichoplusia ni isolate ovarian cell line Hi5 chromosome 3, tn1, whole genome shotgun sequence:
- the LOC113508809 gene encoding uncharacterized protein LOC113508809: protein MVKHKRNNSESDGADHREQVFRISVCLKQFFQDERALVCMQVSSAQPVRWLRRRLRRAFSLPRALRLLSRGHLLPPDEPLAILERDDLVAVVAAPQHALHPDGLAASDHIDDSEMVELPTTQARDRSPSPGIPDLPDQEDNLLERKRKAIQLLDQFFTVEGQNEELVLESPVQRPARRRRVRRRRRTMRPFISKELVEHDSVSSTPPEEVLDMTVGTADENDETRAVDETVLSCNVVSDDASVVEVLRNISPPRAPRVVRPLALLT from the coding sequence GCAGATCACAGGGAACAAGTGTTCCGCATCAGCGTGTGCCTGAAGCAGTTCTTCCAAGACGAGCGCGCGTTGGTGTGCATGCAAGTGAGCAGCGCGCAGCCCGTGCGCTGGCtgcgccgccgcctgcgccgcgCCTTCTCGCTGCCGCGAGCATTGCGGCTGCTCAGCCGCGGCCACCTGCTGCCGCCCGACGAACCGCTGGCAATACTCGAGCGCGACGATCTTGTGGCAGTCGTGGCCGCTCCTCAGCACGCTCTCCATCCTGATGGCTTAGCCGCTTCCGACCATATTGATGATTCAGAAATGGTAGAACTGCCTACAACTCAGGCTAGAGACCGGTCGCCGTCGCCGGGAATCCCCGACTTGCCCGATCAGGAAGATAATCTTCTGGAAAGAAAGCGAAAAGCTATCCAGTTGCTGGATCAGTTCTTTACTGTTGAGGGTCAGAATGAAGAGCTAGTACTAGAAAGTCCTGTTCAGCGCCCCGCTCGACGGAGGAGGGTGCGACGTCGCCGAAGAACTATGCGTCCCTTTATTTCAAAGGAATTAGTAGAGCATGACAGTGTTTCATCTACGCCACCTGAAGAAGTTTTGGACATGACCGTTGGCACTGCTGATGAGAATGATGAAACGAGGGCTGTTGACGAGACAGTCTTGTCTTGTAACGTCGTCTCTGATGATGCCTCCGTCGTGGAAGTTTTACGCAATATTTCACCGCCGCGAGCGCCGCGAGTCGTACGCCCTTTAGCCCTTTTGACGTAA